A stretch of the Ptiloglossa arizonensis isolate GNS036 chromosome 1, iyPtiAriz1_principal, whole genome shotgun sequence genome encodes the following:
- the Ostdelta gene encoding oligosaccharide transferase delta subunit yields MYLNIVTYCCACFVHTSCCQLLPERRSVHFSVHAQWVKSHFVRNSSVATDVPGILATMNIPLLLLIVITHITVCLSNKDVLQSTNSYLTTADKSHFKKILEPGLTSNDISLLYYSVHGYKLLGETVPNEQNICNGLMKIVKDDKDITSEKAFYVASTWKTIGNCQDNPTSVIKKVFMNIVEKDITSMVELYYAISGLGALSETLPLKEPQTEFNVLSEALSDEQVDKIVKAVKNLLYKDEYLLNLGYAFHIASYIGRTGEFIYYGIVDAMVQADEVGGQYLQFEGGLSVTSFLVNGIFKLSKSLFRQPLVSDVEVVKVVNYLLSRRSVQTAKGVTNLLSALTSIATNSFVKPVCVILANEEIGISAEQPLIIVKVCDILGNPLTSSPKVVINSETRIGDDGVILNKQPLQPSATDKTLFTINFMEFKPERGFYKISVMAGSVTNTVTVKVLCHVVVDYLEIGTGDADQTTQPKLTRVPYPEKLTNKIEADSQQKLVMRFLLRDGASKKPMRTHQAFVRLSSASVSKDGKKGHEILFVAEPDASQVYKFDMPVGSAAANFDHQSGDYNVELIVGDPILSNPFQWTIAVVTLEFPEPTSTERVDKTASYKQKTNIYATKPEIKHMFREPEKRPPAFVSNLFTGLCLAPVLLLLILWAKLGANISNFPFSISALTFHLGLGSIFVLFGIFWLKLNMFVTLQYLFSLGIVTFLAGNKMLSRIAHKHKSR; encoded by the exons atgtatttaaatatcgtCACGTATTGCTGCGCATGCTTCGTGCATACATCGTGTTGCCAACTACTTCCGGAACGAAGGAGCGTCCATTTTTCTGTACACGCGCAATGGGTGAAGAGCCATTTTGTACGGAACAGCAGCGTGGCAACCGACGTGCCCGGTATTCTTGCTACCATGAATATTC CCTTACTGTTATTAATCGTGATCACGCATATAACAGTTTGTTTATCAAACAAGGACGTGCTACAATCAACAAATTCCTATTTGACAACGGCTGACAAATCCCATTTTAAAAAAATCCTTGAACCTGGTTTAACTTCAAATGACATATCCTTATTATATTACTCTGTTCATGGATATAAGCTTCTTGGAGAAACTGTACCAAATGAACAA AATATTTGCAATGGCTTGATGAAGATTGTGAAGGATGATAAGGATATTACAAGTGAAAAAGCTTTTTATGTTGCATCTACATGGAAAACCATTGGAAATTGTCAAGACAATCCAACATCAGTTATCAAAAAG GTGTTTATGAACATAGTAGAAAAGGATATTACCAGTATGGTGGAATTATATTATGCAATAAGTGGGTTGGGTGCATTATCTGAAACATTGCCACTCAAAGAACCGCAAACAGAGTTTAATGTATTATCCGAAGCATTGTCAGATGAGCAAGTTGATAAAATAGTAAAGGCAGTGAAGAATCTGTTGTACAAGGATGAATATTTATTGAA CTTGGGTTATGCGTTCCACATCGCGTCATACATAGGACGTACCGGTGAATTTATTTACTATGGTATCGTAGATGCTATGGTTCAGGCTGACGAAGTGGGTGGACAATATTTACAGTTCGAAGGTGGCCTCTCTGTCACCA GTTTCTTAGTAAACGGTATTTTTAAACTGTCCAAAAGTTTGTTTCGTCAGCCGCTAGTATCGGATGTAGAAGTTGTTAAAGTAGTTAATTATCTTCTTTCCCGACGGTCTGTACAGACAGCAAAAGGCGTTACAAATCTACTTTCGGCGTTGACAAGTATAGCAACAAATTCATTTGTAAAACCAGTCTGTGTAATATTAGCCAACGAAGAAATTGGTATTTCTGCTGAGCAGCCTTTGATCATTGTGAAAGTTTGCGATATTCTGGGCAATCCACTGACCAGCAGCCCTAAAGTGGTTATAAATTCAGAAACGCGAATTGGTGACGATGGTGTCATTTTGAATAAACAACCCTTGCAACCTTCAGCGACAGACAA AACGTTATTTACGATTAATTTTATGGAATTTAAACCGGAACGTGGCTTCTACAAGATATCTGTTATGGCGGGATCAGTTACAAACACTGTTACAGTAAAAGTTCTTTGTCATGTAGTGGTTGATTATTTGGAAATTGGTACTGGCGATGCTGACCAGACCACTCAGCCAAAGCTTACACG aGTGCCTTACCCAGAAAAACTGACTAATAAGATAGAAGCTGACTCACAGCAAAAATTGGTTATGCGATTTTTACTTCGGGACGGTGCAAGTAAGAAGCCCATGCGTACACATCAAGCTTTTGTGCGTCTTTCATCTGCGTCTGTTTCAAAAGATGGTAAAAAAGGTCACGAAATTCTTTTTGTGGCCGAACCAGATGCGTCGCAGGTTTATAAGTTCGATATG cCGGTTGGATCTGCGGCCGCGAACTTTGATCATCAAAGTGGGGACTACAATGTGGAATTAATTGTCGGTGACCCTATATTAAGTAATCCTTTCCAATGGACGATTGCGGTAGTTACTTTAGAATTCCCTGAACCGACTTCAACCGAGCGAGTAGATAAAACTGCTTCTTACAAACAAAAAACCAATATTTATGCTACTAAACCAGAAATAAAG CATATGTTTCGCGAACCAGAGAAAAGGCCTCCCGCTTTTGTTTCCAACTTATTCACTGGTTTGTGCTTAGCACCGGTTCTCTTGTTATTGATTTTGTGGGCTAAGCTAGGAGCAAACATATCAAACTTTCCATTTTCGATTAGCGCACTTACATTTCACCTTGGATTGGGAA gtatatTCGTACTTTTCGGAATATTTTGGTTGAAGCTTAACATGTTTGTCACTCTTCAATACCTATTCAGTCTCGGTATTGTTACATTTCTCGCCGGCAATAAGATGTTGTCACGCATAGCGCATAAACACAAATCACGTTAA
- the LOC143147493 gene encoding dynein regulatory complex subunit 2-like, with translation MNCTVEAFAEDGRNERRLVTTQLQKQLEGLWDNLRSIFVNYRKSTEKRRRAYNIINRKDGSDRRAIITQSQRIAHLLEEIARFRDKINSYKNNIATEMDDITQQSRLFHNIYREANECFILGRNKDKQATLTMSKEYNNSIKHFKSLIVKAERILVCMQTCRKYETQAEKILPPIANQDTLPMHVLAAREPLPFDLVAEHFDNLSNFWNRLGFVTIIAAELRMERNKLIVRNNDLRHTVKRWFTDKIYC, from the exons ATGAACT GTACAGTTGAAGCTTTTGCGGAGGATGGAAGGAACGAAAGAAGGCTGGTCACAACGCAGCTTCAGAAACAGCTTGAGGGTCTTTGGGATAACTTGCGGAGTATTTTCGTAAATTACCGCAAAA GCACGGAAAAGCGACGTAGAGCTTACAACATTATTAATAGAAAAGATGGGTCGGATCGACGAGCAATAATTACACAAAGTCAACGAATCGCTCATCTCCTCGAAGAGATCGCAAGATTTCGCGACAAAATTAATTCTTACAAAAATAACATTGCGACTGAGATGGACGATATTACGCAACAATCTCGGCTTTTTCATAACATATATAGAGAAGCAAATGAATGTTTTATTTTAG GCCGCAACAAAGATAAACAGGCAACATTGACGATGTCTAAGGAATATAATAATAGCATAAAACACTTCAAGAGCTTGATAGTAAAAGCTGAACGCAtacttgtatgtatgcaaacgtGTCGAAAGTATGAAACTCAGGCAGAGAAAATACTTCCACCTATCGCTAATCAAGATACGCTTCCAATGCATGTACTTGCAGCGAGAGAGCCATTACCATTCGATTTA GTTGCGGAACACTTTGATAATTTAAGCAACTTCTGGAATCGTTTAGGCTTTGTTACAATAATCGCAGCAGAATTACGCATGGAAAGGAACAAATTAATAGTGCGAAATAATGATTTACGACATACTGTAAAACGCTGGTTTACGGATAAAATATATTGCTAA
- the LOC143151260 gene encoding uncharacterized protein LOC143151260, with protein sequence MHPASFTIFVIVCGCFVSYIATENVLPAEENLSTLDSSSAIQTESDASAGVTLNRPKRTLLLKKKLLGAGLLGFGLGVAKGYKAGYYTAPEVHHVYLSPPPPAVKYVEYVEKPIFVERIVERPAPVFKSAPYGAW encoded by the exons ATGCATCCAGCCAGCTTCACGATTTTCGTTATTGTATGCGGTTGCTTCGTGTCGTACATCGCGACTGAGAATGTTTTACCGGCCGAGGAGAATCTTTCGACCCTTGACAGCAGCTCTGCAATTCAAACGGAGAGCGATGCTAGCGCAGGAGTTACACTCAACAGACCAAAGAGGACGCTTCTGCTGAAGAAAAAGCTCCTCGGTGCAGGACTGCTCGGTTTCGGTTTAGGTGTTGCGAAAGG ATATAAAGCTGGATACTACACCGCACCGGAGGTTCACCACGTGTATCTGTCCCCTCCCCCACCAGCGGTAAAATACGTCGAATACGTTGAGAAACCCATCTTCGTCGAAAGGATAGTCGAGAGGCCAGCGCCTGTTTTCAAATCCGCTCCGTACGG tgcCTGGTAG
- the LOC143151318 gene encoding uncharacterized protein LOC143151318: MISRYFLILSVVVLLMEHSRATDVTPYETYLLAATRNNGNREHALRVRRSVDKLALLNGAAQFGKKALLIGSAALGAKALGKKALLLGGAVLGAKALVGVGILGAAGLYAAKNSGGSYDSGYATHQEEWGR, from the exons ATGATATCGCGATACTTTCTGATACTGAGCGTTGTTGTGTTACTGATGGAGCATAGCCGTGCGACAGACGTGACTCCCTATGAAACGTATTTACTTGCTGCAACGCGAAACAATGGGAATAGAGAACATGCTTTACGCGTGAGGAGATCTGTTGATAAGCTGGCTCTTCTCAACGGAGCAGCTCAGTTTGGAAAAAAGGCGCTGTTAATAGGTAGCGCTGCCCTCGGAGCCAAAGCTCTCGGTAAGAAAGCGCTCTTGCTTGGAGGCGCTGTTCTCGGAGCTAAAGCTCTTGTTGGCGTTGGAATCCTCGGTGCTGCTGGTTTGTACGCAGCGAAAAA CTCTGGCGGCAGTTACGACAGTGGATACGCGACCCATCAGGAAGA ATGGGGTCGATGA
- the LOC143151324 gene encoding dynein regulatory complex subunit 2-like, with the protein MPPKRKRKAGRAKEKVEPRDLKAEALIREVNLSALTTNRYRHIWQEMFMRMRMPDIKREVEIAWQTLDHALDLKDYSISLLLDALQKTEYLRRKANGSHMEAIDRSLKTHETRLNAIDKFFHQNIKTSDKNREYKNIINFRNEGENTLLKINLRVNHRNENRFITARSNAISKTPWTLPYFYTNNYTFLKV; encoded by the exons ATGCCACCCAAACGCAAACGAAAAGCAGGACGCGCCAAAGAAAAAGTGGAACCGCGAGATTTGAAAGCGGAAGCATTAATTCGTGAGGTAAATCTCAGCGCTTTGACCACGAACCGTTATCGTCATATTTGGCAAGAAATGTTTATGCGAATGAGAATGCCGGACATCAAGAGAGAGGTTGAAATTGCTTGGCAGACTTTGGATCATGCTCTCGATCTCAAGGACTATAG TATCAGCTTACTGCTGGATGCGTTGCAAAAAACTGAATACTTGCGCCGAAAAGCCAACGGTAGTCACATGGAAGCAATCGATCGATCTTTAAAGACGCACGAAACACGATTAAATGCCATTGATAAATTTTTTCATCAAAACATTAAAACATCTGATAAAAATCgtgaatacaaaaatattattaatttccgaAACGAAGGTGAAAATACATTACTGAAAATCAATTTACGTGTAAATCATCGAAACGAGAACAGATTCATTACTGCAAGAAGTAACGCGATAAGTAAGACACCATGGACACTGCCTTATTTTTACACcaataattatacatttttgaaaGTTTAA